The Brassica oleracea var. oleracea cultivar TO1000 chromosome C6, BOL, whole genome shotgun sequence genomic interval AGACTTGGCGAGTCCGATTCTGTTTCGAGGTAGGCTCAATATTTATATAACTTTAGGGCCTTAGGCCCAACATCTCTATGGCTGCCGTAGGCCCAATATCTATATAATATTTAGAAAGAGAAAACCGCTGCGACAAGCCAAAACACAAAAGGGTCGATTTGCTTAACACTCGAACTTTCCGACCGAATCGATGGCGAATTCAGATACGGTGATGCTCGTGATCAGATCCTCTCGGCCACAGTTTCGCAACAACCGAGACAAGATCGCCTTCGTAGTTCACGCTTCCTTCATCGCCTCCGGTTACAAGCTCGTTGCCACTGGAAGGCCGGCGTTCGCCGAAGACGCACTTTCTTCCTCTCCTTCCCAAGGTTCGTTGCGTTTAGGTTTAGGGTTTGTTCTAGAAATTTTATACTAGGGTTTAATTCTGATTAACTGGGTTTTGTGAATGTAGGCGAGGTTGGGATCGAGGGGTGGAACGAGTTCGAGGAGTACGCGTTTGTGTATGCGAAGAAAGGATCGAAGAAGATTCTGGTCAAGTGTTTGGCGATAGATGATAAGCTTCTTGTTGATGCTATAGCTGAAGGTGGAAAAGAAGAGCCTGCTCATCTCGAGATTGAGTATGTCTACTCTTTTATTTGTGTTGGATCTATTCTTATGGTTCTGAAAGTTTTTTTTTTTTTTTTTGGCAGAGTTGGGAACTATGTTGCTGAGTCGAGAGAGGAAGGAGACTACGATGCAGAGTTTAAGAATCTGGGGAAGTTAGTCACTGATTTGCAGAATCAGATTCTGTACAAGGTTGCTGAAGGCCTTAAACCTGTTCCTCCTCCTAGGACCCAGTCCAGGTAACCAACCATCCATCCCCTTGTTCAGATGGATATGACTTGTGTTGCTCAATGTGCAGAGGCTGCTAAATATTATTGTATCTTGATTTTGATGAACAAGGTTTTGCCTTGGTTCGTATAGTTTTCTTCTCATCGTGAAACTTCATATTTTTGCAAGCATTCGTTAGTTGTTGGACCAGAATGATTTATATGATTTTGTGGTCTTGAAGCGTCTTCATCTTTATCATTGGTTGCTTGCAGTTCGGAGACAAATGAAGAGCGTGAGTCTGGATATTGCGTTAGAAGGCCTGTTCCGTTAGGTCCTCAGATTCACCCATCAGGGTAATAATACATCGGCCACTTCTGCTGCTTAGTTTTATTCATTGTGTCATGACTGTTTTCTTATAACATATTCAGAAAACTAAAACTTGTTGCTTTTTGATTTTACTTGTTAGGTTGGTAGTTCCTCCGATCCCAGGCCCAGGTTACAGCGATCTCATCCCTGGCCCAGGTGCTGGAGTATACCCGGTCAGGGGTGGTTTTGGCGATGGAAGCATGCTTGTTGGACCGAACGATCCTCGCATGTTCCCTGGAGTTGGTGATCATCAACCTGGCTTCATGGGACCACC includes:
- the LOC106298300 gene encoding probable proteasome inhibitor; the encoded protein is MANSDTVMLVIRSSRPQFRNNRDKIAFVVHASFIASGYKLVATGRPAFAEDALSSSPSQGEVGIEGWNEFEEYAFVYAKKGSKKILVKCLAIDDKLLVDAIAEGGKEEPAHLEIEVGNYVAESREEGDYDAEFKNLGKLVTDLQNQILYKVAEGLKPVPPPRTQSSSETNEERESGYCVRRPVPLGPQIHPSGLVVPPIPGPGYSDLIPGPGAGVYPVRGGFGDGSMLVGPNDPRMFPGVGDHQPGFMGPPQPGVPPPGARYDPIGPGFEPGRLGRQPPRRPGDIHPDLEHFPRGFGSDYI